A section of the Clostridium felsineum DSM 794 genome encodes:
- a CDS encoding IS1182 family transposase codes for MNVTKLYTKNYNQFNDNLQLILPLNLENLIPEDDSVRLLSYLLEGLNYKKLYKAYSSVGRKSAVEPKIMFKIISYAYSQNIYSSRKIEKACKRDINFKWLLQGFKAPDHATISRFRKKYLSNEVIEDLFYQQVNYLAKEKELLFENVFIDGTKIEANANRYTFVWKKAIYKNEGKMFDKIIALVKTINLERLMKFTIERETLIDDINKILQWLLFEKEKRNIEFVHGIGKRKTAIQKWIEQLSQYKERQEKYNLSKKIFSKRNSYSKTDTDATFMHMKDDHMRNGQLKPAYNVQIAVDSEYVTGVGVFDDRNDIATLIPMITNMQEKIGHKYTNVIADSGYESEENYLFLESNNQIPYIKPQTYEKWKKRSFKNDISKRENMKYDVKTDTYICHNNRKLFPSYIIHKKSASGYTSEVTVYECENCDNCTLKSKCTKAKNNRKMQVSKTFIKKRQISYNNIKTELGTKLRMNRSIQVEGAFGILKSDYEFKRFLTRGKNSVKTEFILLCFGYNINKLHLKIQNERTQKYLHELKTIS; via the coding sequence ATGAATGTAACTAAATTATACACAAAAAATTATAATCAATTTAATGATAATTTGCAACTTATATTACCATTAAATTTAGAAAACTTAATACCAGAAGATGATTCGGTTCGTTTGCTAAGCTATTTGTTGGAGGGATTAAATTATAAAAAATTGTACAAGGCGTATTCTTCCGTAGGAAGAAAATCAGCAGTTGAACCCAAAATCATGTTCAAAATAATATCTTATGCTTATTCTCAAAATATTTATTCAAGTAGAAAGATAGAAAAAGCATGCAAAAGAGATATAAATTTCAAATGGCTACTTCAAGGCTTTAAAGCACCTGATCACGCTACTATAAGTAGATTTCGAAAAAAATATCTTTCAAATGAAGTGATTGAAGATTTATTTTATCAACAAGTTAACTATTTAGCTAAAGAAAAAGAATTATTATTTGAAAATGTATTTATCGATGGTACTAAAATTGAGGCAAATGCCAACCGATATACTTTTGTTTGGAAGAAAGCTATTTATAAAAATGAAGGTAAGATGTTTGATAAAATTATTGCTCTTGTTAAAACCATTAATCTTGAAAGATTAATGAAATTCACTATTGAGAGAGAAACTTTGATTGATGATATAAACAAAATTCTTCAATGGCTTTTATTTGAAAAAGAAAAAAGAAATATAGAGTTTGTTCATGGAATCGGTAAAAGAAAAACTGCAATTCAAAAGTGGATAGAACAACTATCACAATATAAAGAAAGACAAGAAAAATATAATTTAAGTAAGAAAATATTTTCAAAAAGAAATAGCTATTCTAAAACTGATACTGATGCAACTTTCATGCATATGAAAGATGATCATATGAGAAATGGTCAATTAAAACCTGCCTATAATGTACAAATAGCAGTTGATAGTGAATATGTAACTGGTGTTGGAGTATTTGATGATAGAAATGATATAGCAACATTAATACCAATGATTACTAATATGCAAGAAAAAATTGGTCATAAATATACTAATGTGATTGCAGATTCTGGTTACGAAAGTGAAGAAAACTATTTGTTTTTAGAGTCTAATAATCAAATACCATATATAAAACCTCAAACTTATGAGAAATGGAAAAAAAGAAGTTTTAAAAACGACATCAGTAAGCGTGAAAATATGAAATATGATGTTAAAACAGATACATATATTTGTCATAATAATAGAAAATTATTCCCATCATATATTATTCATAAAAAATCTGCAAGTGGGTATACGTCTGAGGTTACTGTTTATGAATGTGAAAATTGCGATAACTGCACTTTGAAATCAAAGTGCACAAAAGCAAAGAATAACCGAAAAATGCAGGTTTCAAAGACTTTTATTAAAAAGCGTCAAATTTCATACAACAATATCAAAACTGAATTGGGAACTAAATTGAGAATGAACAGATCTATTCAAGTTGAAGGTGCGTTTGGAATTTTAAAAAGCGACTATGAATTCAAAAGATTTTTAACACGTGGAAAAAATAGTGTAAAAACTGAATTTATTTTGCTTTGTTTTGGATATAACATTAACAAATTACATTTAAAAATCCAAAATGAAAGAACTCAAAAGTATCTTCACGAATTAAAAACTATTTCCTAA
- a CDS encoding CBO0543 family protein, which produces MNIGWNVETFFLITGTVLSTIGSIFIMKNNWKQYGILYISSGVVGELLCYFFIITGLYVYPYRILPQISQMPLTLIMTMFPFYVMFGVRYSPARWAYKIPFYWVLVHIGMFGEVIAQNFTRVIKYNRFWDTWDSYTWWWLFLLIFEVIGGILVSKEYRKPIDEGVFTYGKLGWFIVHFILISTVFLAGFFMGMKTLK; this is translated from the coding sequence ATGAATATTGGTTGGAACGTAGAGACATTTTTTTTGATTACAGGAACAGTACTTTCGACTATTGGCTCTATATTTATTATGAAAAATAATTGGAAGCAGTATGGAATTCTATATATTTCAAGTGGAGTTGTAGGAGAATTATTATGTTACTTTTTTATTATTACAGGACTATATGTATATCCCTATAGAATATTGCCTCAAATATCACAAATGCCATTAACATTAATTATGACTATGTTTCCTTTCTATGTTATGTTTGGTGTTAGATATAGCCCTGCTAGATGGGCATACAAAATTCCATTCTACTGGGTGCTAGTTCATATTGGAATGTTCGGAGAAGTTATTGCACAAAACTTTACAAGGGTCATTAAGTATAATAGGTTTTGGGATACATGGGATTCTTATACCTGGTGGTGGCTGTTTTTGTTAATTTTTGAGGTGATTGGTGGTATATTGGTATCTAAAGAATATAGAAAACCTATTGATGAAGGTGTATTTACATATGGTAAATTAGGATGGTTTATTGTACATTTTATTTTAATTAGTACTGTTTTTCTGGCAGGATTTTTTATGGGAATGAAGACTTTAAAATAA
- a CDS encoding TetR/AcrR family transcriptional regulator C-terminal domain-containing protein produces the protein MYHIKEDKRAKTSANMIYQGLSYCLKKKTFDKITITDIQQASTVGRATFYRGFDHLIDVLHWQCDCCFQDVTTIFFKNEVYKHKKEGLLLCFLDYWTEHSTILEQLLSINRVDIIYACHQKNSLTILDFFGKLQPLPNTSYEYFITIRSSIFIGILLVWIKHGKKETSSQLLHIISKQIDFIKESYFYI, from the coding sequence ATGTATCATATTAAAGAAGATAAACGTGCTAAAACTTCAGCAAATATGATTTATCAAGGACTATCATATTGTTTGAAAAAAAAAACTTTTGATAAAATAACAATCACCGATATACAACAAGCATCTACAGTAGGACGTGCTACCTTTTATCGAGGCTTCGATCATCTAATTGATGTATTACATTGGCAGTGTGATTGCTGTTTTCAAGATGTGACTACTATATTTTTCAAAAACGAAGTATACAAACATAAAAAAGAAGGTCTTCTACTTTGTTTTTTGGATTATTGGACTGAACACAGTACTATATTAGAACAATTACTTTCTATTAACAGAGTGGATATTATATATGCTTGTCATCAAAAAAACTCTTTAACTATCTTAGACTTCTTTGGTAAGTTACAACCACTTCCCAATACCAGTTATGAATACTTTATAACAATACGTAGTAGTATTTTTATTGGCATATTGTTGGTTTGGATTAAACATGGAAAAAAAGAGACTTCTTCACAACTACTTCACATTATTTCAAAACAAATTGATTTTATCAAAGAGAGTTATTTTTACATATAA